The genomic stretch TATGCCGGGCAACGGCCGCGCCCCTGAGGCGCGGCGACATCTGGAGGAGGATCATCTTGGGCAAAGTCGAGGCCAGGCGCGCTGGGCCGCCGAAATATCCATATTTCGAGGAGGAAACCTCGGTCGATGTCGTCAATGCGCGCATGGGGCCCGACGTCGATCCGCGCCTGCGCGAGGTGATGAGCGTGCTGGTCAAGCATCTGCACGCCGCCATCAAGGAAATCGAGCCCACGCATGAGGAATGGCTCAAGGGCATCACCTTCCTGACCGAAGTCGGCCAGATGTGTTCGGACTGGCGGCAGGAATTCATCCTTTTGTCCGACACGCTTGGCGTGTCGATGCTGGTCGACGCCATCAATCACCGGCGGCCGAACGGTGCGACGGAAAACACCATCCTGGGACCGTTCTACGTGCCGCAGGCGCCGCGCTACGAGCACGGCGCGAATATCTGCCTGGACGGGAAGGGTGAGCCGCTGGTGGTGCGCGGACGCGTGGTGGACACCGAAGGCAAACCGGTGGCGGGTGC from Mesorhizobium sp. NZP2077 encodes the following:
- a CDS encoding intradiol ring-cleavage dioxygenase gives rise to the protein MGKVEARRAGPPKYPYFEEETSVDVVNARMGPDVDPRLREVMSVLVKHLHAAIKEIEPTHEEWLKGITFLTEVGQMCSDWRQEFILLSDTLGVSMLVDAINHRRPNGATENTILGPFYVPQAPRYEHGANICLDGKGEPLVVRGRVVDTEGKPVAGALIDVWQTNDDGFYDVQQKGLQPDWNLRGVFTSGENGDYWYRAVKPRYYPIPGDGPVGKMLGALGRHPNRAAHIHFIISAPGYDPVITHIFTPDCQYLAEDAVFGVKDSLVADFKAITDPTSAAELGFTSPYWAVNWDFVLARKSADAARDL